Proteins encoded in a region of the Papio anubis isolate 15944 chromosome 14, Panubis1.0, whole genome shotgun sequence genome:
- the LOC110741104 gene encoding uncharacterized protein LOC110741104, with amino-acid sequence MMTALFCQRIIIFKITFHQRETTFHQRPSESKEPSCLHTPCLFSAVSVWHASMDPGQRDPQISETEEERQFEASLLQFKRQFLKCLQQISSWSTCTPRRDIRYGSQRLYEADLTMSVRVCLEDSSCPDGLSWVSNTKASYRGIRRSENKESEAIQTLTTAGSYYHNKGWRGKEKGYMYMYTRVQELGPLRADLLGENRLPEEIKPMLEKPVDTGRNYEYYGFTPPRPTL; translated from the coding sequence ATGATGACAGCATTATTTTGCCAAAGGatcataatattcaaaataacatTTCATCAGAGAGAAACTACCTTCCATCAAAGACCATCAGAATCCAAGGAACCAAGCTGCCTGCACACCCCCTGCCTGTTCTCAGCAGTTTCTGTCTGGCATGCCTCAATGGACCCTGGACAAAGAGACCCTCAAATCAGTGAGACTGAAGAAGAAAGGCAATTTGAAGCCTCTCTCCTCCAGTTCAAAAGGCAGTTTCTAAAGTGCTTGCAGCAAATCAGCTCATGGTCAACGTGCACACCAAGGAGAGACATCAGATACGGGTCACAAAGGCTGTATGAAGCTGATTTGACTATGTCAGTCAGAGTCTGCCTGGAAGACAGCTCATGCCCGGATGGTTTATCATGGGTGTCTAATACAAAAGCAAGTTACAGAGGTATTAGAAGATCTGAAAACAAGGAAAGTGAAGCAATCCAGACATTGACAACTGCAGGAAGCTATTACCACAACAAGGGTTGGAGGGGCAAAGAGAAGggatatatgtacatgtataccaGGGTCCAGGAGCTGGGGCCTTTGAGGGCTGATCTGCTTGGTGAGAACAGACTTCCAGAAGAGATAAAGCCCATGCTGGAAAAGcctgtggacacagggaggaatTACGAGTACTATGGCTTCACCCCTCCTCGACCCACCCTCTAA